The Eremothecium gossypii ATCC 10895 chromosome IV, complete sequence genome contains a region encoding:
- the TIF34 gene encoding translation initiation factor eIF3 subunit i (Syntenic homolog of Saccharomyces cerevisiae YMR146C (TIF34)) gives MRPIMLMGHERSLTQVKYNREGDLIFTSGKDNVASVWYAMNGERLGTLEGHNGSIWSIDVDQHTEYAVTGSADFSVKVWRVRDGSIAHSWDTRTPVRRVEFSPTGDRVLAVLDNVMNYAGAIVVFSVTRDANNQITGFNSGLSCEILTQEGCAPVLVASWSYDGKYIVAGHQDGKISKYNGVTGECLEIKDLHKQRVSDIQFSLDRTYFLTTSRDSYANLVDVETFEVLKTYETDCPLNSGCITPLKEFVILGGGQDARDVTTTSAREGKFEAKFYHKLFQVEIGRVDDHFGPVNYIAVSPQGTSYASGGEDGFVRLHHFDKSYFDFKFDVEKSADAQKKVDTADR, from the coding sequence ATGAGACCGATCATGTTGATGGGACACGAGCGTTCGCTCACGCAGGTGAAATATAACCGCGAGGGAGACCTAATCTTCACGTCGGGGAAGGATAACGTTGCGTCGGTGTGGTATGCGATGAACGGCGAGCGTCTGGGAACGCTGGAGGGTCACAATGGTTCGATTTGGTCGATCGACGTGGACCAGCACACGGAGTACGCGGTGACCGGGAGTGCGGACTTCAGTGTGAAGGTCTGGCGCGTACGCGACGGCAGCATCGCGCACTCGTGGGACACGCGCACGCCCGTGCGGCGCGTGGAGTTTTCGCCCACCGGCGACCGTGTGCTTGCGGTGCTGGATAACGTGATGAACTACGCCGGCGCCATCGTGGTGTTCAGCGTGACGCGGGATGCGAACAACCAGATCACTGGCTTCAACAGCGGCCTTTCCTGCGAGATCCTGACGCAGGAGGGCTGTGCGCCCGTGCTTGTGGCGTCGTGGTCGTATGACGGCAAGTACATCGTGGCCGGGCACCAAGACGGCAAGATCAGCAAATACAACGGCGTCACGGGCGAATGCCTGGAAATCAAGGACCTGCACAAGCAGCGCGTCTCCGACATCCAATTCTCGCTTGACCGCACCTACTTCCTCACGACCTCCAGAGACAGCTACGCCAACCTAGTCGATGTCGAGACATTCGAGGTCCTGAAGACCTACGAAACTGACTGTCCGCTGAACAGCGGTTGCATCACCCCGCTAAAGGAGTTCGTCATTCTGGGCGGTGGCCAGGACGCGCGCGATGTCACGACCACCAGTGCCCGCGAGGGTAAGTTCGAGGCCAAGTTCTACCACAAGCTTTTCCAGGTGGAAATCGGCCGTGTGGACGACCATTTCGGTCCCGTCAACTACATCGCCGTTTCCCCGCAGGGCACCTCGTACGCCTCCGGCGGTGAGGACGGTTTCGTGCGCCTCCATCACTTCGACAAGAGCTACTTCGACTTCAAGTTCGACGTCGAAAAAAGCGCCGACGCCCAGAAGAAGGTCGACACTGCTGACCGCTGA
- a CDS encoding FG-nucleoporin ASM4 (Syntenic homolog of Saccharomyces cerevisiae YMR153W (NUP53) and YDL088C (ASM4)): MSSLFSQNSSDSNRFTNLSIKFPQQQQTISQQQGSNLQPQSSQQAAIASQGQFVPNEEKPPRWFNNPRKRTIPQNIIKRSSKPTSSEGPTPAPSSGNSSSTSHSGFGSVTFGSKKSNIFNTRANTQGHDMMTPGNVIDSNEAPPTKSLYDLQREDEFGSVIPSGVGEQRQQPLALAKSKDATLMRNVFDRELEPKKVKKDDQSASASASHNESAVLVFGYPESISNQVILHFSKFGNILEDFEVLRGVSGMRPTAMKVSGRQHTENRKKYPIFTGDGWIKLTYDSPSSALRALQENGTVYGGCLVGCVPYSKQAVEQLASCHIEKADDIGGVNFSVAQTPNNSLNAGHPNGDDQPVPGSREDDHARFTFSTRMLDIKDGKSLLVHNGNAHNQNFLKNLEDKMRHHDAHTQANKGVLSKVNNWLFGWNEL; encoded by the coding sequence ATGTCGTCTCTATTCAGCCAGAACTCGAGCGATTCAAATCGGTTTACCAATCTGTCGATTAAGTTTccgcagcaacagcagaCTATCTCGCAGCAACAAGGCAGTAATCTGCAACCCCAGAGTAGCCAACAGGCTGCGATTGCGTCGCAGGGACAGTTTGTACCCAATGAGGAGAAGCCTCCTCGGTGGTTCAACAACCCGCGGAAGCGGACCATCCCCCAGAACATCATTAAGAGATCTTCGAAGCCCACGTCGTCCGAAGGGCCTACGCCGGCTCCCAGCTCCGGAAATAGCTCTTCCACATCGCACTCTGGATTTGGGTCTGTGACTTTTGGGTCCAAGAAGTCCAACATCTTCAATACGCGGGCGAACACCCAGGGGCACGACATGATGACCCCTGGGAACGTGATTGATTCGAATGAGGCACCCCCAACCAAATCACTTTACGACCTGCAGCGAGAGGACGAATTTGGCTCTGTAATTCCATCTGGTGTCGGTGAGCAACGGCAGCAACCGCTAGCACTTGCGAAGTCCAAGGACGCCACTTTGATGCGCAATGTGTTCGACCGGGAACTTGAGCCCAAGAAGGTCAAGAAGGACGACCAGTCGGCATCGGCTTCTGCCAGTCACAACGAGAGCGCAGTGCTTGTATTTGGATATCCGGAATCCATTTCTAACCAGGTGATCTTACATTTTTCGAAGTTCGGCAACATTTTGGAGGACTTTGAGGTCTTACGTGGAGTCTCTGGCATGCGGCCGACGGCCATGAAGGTCTCTGGGAGGCAGCATACGGAAAATCGGAAGAAGTATCCTATCTTCACTGGTGACGGTTGGATAAAGCTAACCTATGACTCTCCATCATCAGCGCTACGTGCACTGCAAGAAAACGGTACCGTTTATGGTGGTTGCCTCGTGGGTTGTGTGCCATACAGCAAACAGGCCGTAGAACAGCTTGCTTCTTGTCACATTGAGAAGGCTGACGATATTGGAGGCGTTAATTTCAGCGTCGCACAGACACCCAACAACTCTCTAAACGCCGGTCATCCGAATGGTGATGATCAGCCCGTGCCAGGATCTCGAGAGGATGACCACGCGAGATTTACCTTTTCAACCAGAATGTTAGATATTAAAGATGGCAAATCGTTGCTGGTGCATAATGGCAATGCCCATAATCAGAATTTTTTGAAGAACTTGGAGGATAAAATGCGGCATCATGATGCGCATACGCAAGCCAACAAAGGGGTCTTAAGCAAAGTGAACAATTGGCTTTTTGGCTGGAACGAATTGTGA
- the LDO16 gene encoding Ldo16p (Syntenic homolog of Saccharomyces cerevisiae YMR148W (OSW5)), translating to MSLWSFAVFWFYLASFFVVGTLAAVLVLPFMAASLLFATGVVICGFFSNLSFRSAQLVYDQFVGTLQLTLQHMAEQVPPASDMQQPSGSTIDTGAMLAHTFDSSSYGATTQTGSGPESGPVPELGSEVSASPSPELAALPVAHKRSGRRTGTLASGM from the coding sequence ATGTCTCTCTGGTCGTTTGCCGTGTTCTGGTTCTACCTCGCGTCCTTCTTTGTGGTCGGCACGCTCGCCGCGGTCCTGGTGCTGCCGTTCATGGCGGCGTCGCTGCTATTTGCAACGGGCGTCGTGATATGCGGCTTCTTCAGCAATCTCAGCTTCCGTTCCGCGCAGCTGGTCTATGACCAGTTCGTCGGCACGCTCCAGCTCACGCTCCAGCACATGGCGGAGCAGGTCCCGCCGGCCTCTGATATGCAGCAGCCCTCGGGCTCGACGATCGACACCGGCGCCATGCTCGCGCACACATTTGACAGCTCCTCCTACGGCGCGACCACGCAGACAGGTTCGGGGCCCGAGTCCGGGCCGGTGCCGGAGCTGGGTTCCGAGGTCTCCGCGTCGCCGTCGCCCGAGCTGGCAGCACTCCCGGTCGCGCACAAGCGCTCCGGCCGTCGAACCGGCACTCTCGCATCTGGAATGTGA
- the SRL4 gene encoding Srl4p (Syntenic homolog of Saccharomyces cerevisiae YPL033C (SRL4)), with protein sequence MIEACLGTLMKHAYRYTSLVNDAVGPGKSLESGKDAVLILGGSSSTFGVELCKALLREGTTVVNLDTADLVKWRAPQQRRARARTPRARSAGNVPRRAAAGRYHFIHCRSLTNKNDVLASLRMVLLGHFGISIFINNVNEGLFDFMQGSIHAQAAQGPSDLMDRSFLQGSQELFQQLLNSNLINVMLSVKFFLNQLVPQTIELAQREHLTPGFYIVNVTNTLSLHAPAFTGYYATSKAGLNQFHESLTSELSLYDKCRIKTLLAFLPFLSTHTADETHWADSARILVRALKLGRTGDVSLAFPARRLSCARMLTFSYPVRFWRAYEPWWWEKQLVASTNGYPRLVQSTWFAPNARRCIHRTLVTWFGATKSFFD encoded by the coding sequence ATGATAGAAGCATGTCTCGGCACACTAATGAAACATGCCTACAGATACACTAGCTTAGTGAACGATGCCGTGGGGCCGGGCAAGTCCTTGGAAAGCGGGAAGGATGCCGTGCTCATTCTTGGCGGATCTTCAAGTACGTTTGGTGTGGAATTGTGCAAGGCGTTGCTTCGTGAGGGAACAACGGTGGTCAACCTCGACACTGCGGACCTGGTCAAGTGGCGCGCGCCacagcagcggcgcgcaCGGGCCCGCACTCCCAgagcgcgcagcgcgggcaATGTTCCCaggcgcgcagcggctggCCGCTACCACTTCATACACTGCCGGAGCCTCACAAACAAGAACGACGTGCTTGCAAGCTTGCGCATGGTGCTTTTGGGGCACTTCGGAATCTCGATCTTCATCAACAACGTGAACGAGGGCCTCTTTGACTTCATGCAGGGGTCGATACACGCGCAGGCCGCGCAGGGTCCGTCAGACCTCATGGACCGCTCGTTTCTACAGGGCAGCCAGGAGCTCTTCCAGCAACTGCTCAACTCGAACTTGATCAACGTGATGCTCTCGGTCAAGTTTTTCCTCAACCAGCTTGTGCCGCAGACCAtcgagctcgcgcagcgtgAGCATCTCACGCCAGGCTTCTACATCGTCAATGTCACAAACACGCTATCGCTCCATGCACCTGCGTTCACGGGCTACTACGCAACCAGCAAGGCCGGGCTCAACCAGTTCCACGAGAGCTTGACCTCGGAGCTTAGCCTCTATGACAAGTGCCGCATCAAGACATTATTGGCCTTTCTCCCGTTCCTCAGTACACACACCGCGGACGAAACCCATTGGGCAGACTCTGCGCGCATCTTGGTGCGCGCCTTGAAGCTCGGGCGCACGGGCGACGTGTCGCTAGCCTTCCCCGCCAGGCGGTTGAGCTGCGCACGCATGCTCACGTTTTCATATCCCGTCCGGTTCTGGAGAGCATACGAGCCCTGGTGGTGGGAGAAGCAGCTCGTGGCATCCACTAACGGCTACCCGCGCCTAGTGCAGAGCACGTGGTTCGCGCCCAACGCCCGCCGCTGCATACACCGGACACTGGTCACGTGGTTTGGCGCTACCAAGTCCTTCTTTGATTGA
- the IMP1 gene encoding endopeptidase catalytic subunit IMP1 (Syntenic homolog of Saccharomyces cerevisiae YMR150C (IMP1)) has product MSSMVSSMLKTASYSVRAVCLIHMIHVHFYEFTETRGESMIPTIAASNDYVHALKKYRNGKGLRVGDCIVAVKPTDPDQRVCKRISGMPGDYILVDPSIGSKQNYKLDELDAETEKQMDEHFNAYIRVPEGHVWITGDNLSHSLDSRSYNSLPMALIIGKIVAANDFNEPFWGGAKGNFWGFRRITNTYVIEEE; this is encoded by the coding sequence ATGAGCTCGATGGTGTCATCTATGCTGAAGACGGCCTCCTACTCTGTCAGGGCGGTTTGTCTCATACACATGATCCACGTGCACTTTTACGAGTTCACAGAGACCCGCGGCGAGTCAATGATACCTACGATCGCGGCCAGCAATGACTACGTCCACGCGTTGAAGAAGTACCGCAACGGCAAGGGGCTCCGTGTTGGCGATTGCATTGTGGCGGTCAAGCCCACGGATCCCGACCAGCGGGTGTGCAAGCGGATATCTGGTATGCCCGGCGATTACATACTGGTCGACCCAAGCATTGGGTCGAAACAAAATTACAAGCTGGACGAGCTAGACGCGGAGACCGAGAAGCAGATGGATGAGCACTTCAACGCATACATCCGGGTGCCCGAGGGGCATGTGTGGATCACAGGAGATAACCTTTCGCATTCGTTGGACTCGCGCAGCTACAACTCGCTGCCAATGGCCCTGATCATCGGCAAGATAGTCGCAGCCAACGACTTCAACGAGCCGTTCTGGGGTGGAGCCAAGGGAAACTTTTGGGGCTTCCGACGCATCACCAATACGTATGTGATCGAGGAGGAATAG
- a CDS encoding uncharacterized protein (Syntenic homolog of Saccharomyces cerevisiae YPL034W), whose product MVTQQCAGTTAKKDRCKRRVANGVYCAAHRAQHSAAPVQSDGFIYMYTYERLYDALMGKGGAASLDWLKADRSVLEKKPVALQRWQLDGDILVKIGMTNNPVAARLVQWRQRCTHPLVALTPARVRELQRVHARRKRGVLERLQERMRDLSLHRPHGADAQEPPLLTFAHDGFRCRGDALAAVEQSIHQALWRRYERAYVLCSGCTRSAAPTRHREWFKVPVRDLGYVLYTIDDLCLGGRAANRPDADTTKNSTRRAPLAPARPSTQSP is encoded by the coding sequence ATGGTGACCCAACAGTGCGCCGGCACGACCGCGAAGAAGGACCGATGCAAGCGACGTGTTGCGAATGGCGTGTACTGCGCGGCCCACCGAGCGCAGCACTCGGCTGCGCCGGTGCAGTCCGACGGCTTCATCTACATGTACACCTACGAGCGCCTCTACGACGCGCTGATGGGTAAGGGCGGTGCGGCCTCCCTGGACTGGCTCAAGGCGGATCGCAGTGTGTTGGAGAAAAAACCAGTGGCCCTGCAACGCTGGCAGCTGGACGGGGACATTCTTGTCAAGATTGGCATGACTAACAACCCGGTTGCAGCGCGGCTGGTACAGTGGCGCCAGCGCTGTACCCACCCGCTGGTCGCCTTGACGCCTGCGCGCGTGCGCGAACTGCAGCGCGTGCACGCGCGGAGAAAGCGCGGCGTGCTGGAGCGGCTCCAGGAGCGGATGCGTGACCTCTCGCTGCACCGGCCGCACGGGGCGGACGCGCAAGagccgccgctgctgaCGTTTGCGCACGACGGCTTCCGGTGCCGGGGCGACGCGCTAGCCGCGGTGGAGCAGAGCATCCACCAGGCGCTGTGGCGCCGCTATGAGCGCGCCTACGTGCTGTGCAGTGGCTGCACCCGGAGCGCGGCGCCCACGCGGCACCGCGAGTGGTTTAAGGTGCCCGTGCGCGACCTGGGCTACGTGCTCTACACGATCGACGATCTCTGCCTCGGCGGCCGGGCCGCCAACCGCCCCGACGCTGACACTACAAAAAACAGCACGCGGCGAGCGCCCCTCGCACCTGCCAGGCCCAGCACGCAGAGCCCATGA
- a CDS encoding uncharacterized protein (Syntenic homolog of Saccharomyces cerevisiae YDL085C-A), which produces MARGNQRELARQKNLKKQKESAKGQKKSGDPLKRMESDAEILRRKQQAADERKERERLERLKAEKASR; this is translated from the coding sequence ATGGCTAGAGGAAACCAGCGCGAGCTCGCACGGCAGAAGAACCTGAAGAAGCAGAAGGAGAGCGCCAAGGGGCAGAAAAAGTCTGGGGACCCCCTGAAGCGGATGGAGAGTGACGCGGAGATCCTGCGGCGTAagcagcaggcggcggacgagcgcaaggagcgcgagcggcTGGAGCGGCTGAAGGCCGAGAAGGCCAGCAGGTAG
- the LUC7 gene encoding Luc7p (Syntenic homolog of Saccharomyces cerevisiae YDL087C (LUC7)), with protein MGTAADEQRKQIELLLGKESNRDFKRDLGMHDPKLCKSYVVGECPYELFQGTKQNFGKCPQTHLAKYKLEYQRNAKKGIYLPEFEREYYAVLNKFIKDCNGQIQIALRKLEHTSEERERIMAVTCQLDVADSKMGLMIQEIETLVRSNEVVKAMVQSLKLQTLQKERHELAKKVRDITENVGQSAQQKLQVCKVCGAYLSRLDTDRRLADHFLGKMHLGYVKMREEIEELRRRFQERGEDISQDSYNLQAPPHVLEGAQGETGNFHYRRQGSYGRGGGAGRNERYRGRAHRAY; from the coding sequence ATGGGCACAGCGGCGGATGAGCAGAGAAAGCAGATCGAGCTTCTGCTGGGCAAAGAGTCCAATCGGGATTTCAAGCGGGACCTGGGAATGCACGACCCGAAGCTGTGCAAAAGCTATGTGGTGGGCGAGTGTCCGTACGAGCTATTCCAGGGTACCAAGCAGAACTTTGGCAAATGCCCGCAGACACATCTCGCCAAGTACAAGCTTGAGTATCAACGCAACGCCAAGAAGGGCATCTACTTGCCGGAGTTTGAGCGCGAGTATTACGCCGTGCTCAACAAGTTCATCAAGGACTGCAACGGGCAAATCCAGATCGCACTGCGAAAACTGGAACACACTTCGGAGGAGCGCGAACGAATCATGGCGGTGACCTGCCAGCTGGATGTAGCTGACTCCAAGATGGGGCTGATGATCCAGGAGATTGAAACGCTGGTTAGGTCGAACGAGGTGGTCAAGGCCATGGTGCAGTCGCTGAAGCTGCAGACACTGCAGAAGGAGCGCCACGAGCTGGCGAAGAAGGTGCGCGACATCACGGAGAATGTGGGACAGAGCGCGCAGCAGAAGCTGCAGGTCTGCAAGGTCTGTGGCGCGTACTTGTCGCGCCTGGACACCGACAGGCGCCTGGCAGACCATTTTCTCGGGAAAATGCACCTGGGCTACGTCAAGATGCGCGAGGAGAtcgaggagctgcggcgccgcttCCAGGAGAGGGGCGAGGATATCTCCCAAGACAGCTACAATCTCCAGGCCCCGCCACACGTCCTGGAAGGCGCTCAGGGAGAGACCGGGAACTTCCACTATCGCCGCCAGGGCAGCTACGGCCGTGgtggaggcgctggccgGAACGAGAGGTACAGGGGCCGTGCCCACCGTGCGTACTGA
- the SWP1 gene encoding dolichyl-diphosphooligosaccharide-protein glycotransferase (Syntenic homolog of Saccharomyces cerevisiae YMR149W (SWP1)) produces MRFNSVLCVLGGALSVAAFSVKDARLRFPHANRADLALGAASGTLKKAAAAVTLGAEDGEVRVELAVDGPAPEQASLMVTAKQHAVDWVLPRAAERPARDMTHSFVLDVAELPRELVALAQADGEPLAVSVILASPGADGNVFAELFDLDVGPVSADVPSVGKALPEIRHVFNQQPKTVAPFFALVFCVAVAACVVPVVGVWMATVGGVSNRAPAGSPLNSVGFLGAIVAAEVTFARYYLGSSIFTTLAASFYVAVALLYFGSRTLRCLPGGQAATTH; encoded by the coding sequence ATGCGTTTCAATTCTGTACTTTGCGTGCTGGGAGGGGCGCTCAGCGTGGCAGCGTTTAGCGTCAAGGATGCGCGCTTGCGGTTCCCCCACGCGAATCGGGCAGATCTGGCACTCGGGGCGGCGAGTGGCACCCTAAAGaaggcggcggcagcagtTACGTTAGGTGCCGAGGATGGCGAGGTACGCGTGGAGCTCGCGGTGGACGGGCCGGCGCCGGAACAGGCGTCCCTTATGGTGACGGCGAAGCAGCACGCGGTAGACTGGGTGCTGCCGCGGGCCGCAGAGCGTCCTGCGCGGGACATGACACACAGCTTTGTGCTGGACGTCGCGGAGCTGCCACGCGAGCTGGTGGCACTTGCGCAGGCGGACGGCGAGCCATTGGCGGTGTCGGTGATCCTGGCGAGCCCGGGCGCGGATGGAAACGTCTTTGCAGAGCTGTTCGACCTGGACGTGGGGCCTGTCTCTGCAGACGTGCCCTCTGTGGGCAAGGCGCTACCAGAGATTCGCCACGTGTTTAATCAGCAACCCAAGACTGTCGCGCCCTTTTTCGCCCTTGTGTTCTGCGTGGCGGTCGCTGCATGCGTGGTGCCGGTCGTTGGCGTTTGGATGGCCACGGTTGGCGGGGTCTCCAACCGCGCGCCAGCAGGCTCGCCGCTGAACTCGGTGGGCTTTCTCGGCGCGATTGTGGCCGCGGAGGTCACGTTCGCACGCTACTACCTGGGAAGCAGCATCTTCACCACGCTGGCAGCGTCGTTCTACGTCGCCGTCGCACTGCTGTACTTTGGCTCGCGCACGCTGCGCTGTCTGCCAGGCGGCCAGGCCGCCACTACACACTAG
- a CDS encoding carboxymethylenebutenolidase (Syntenic homolog of Saccharomyces cerevisiae YDL086W) — MLISETFEDIATSYGTTLRVYVISPRVPGYPRAVFPGVILYSEIYQVTGPVRRFAQQIAARGYVVVLPSVYHNFTGPEPLAYDAAGTHLGNEYKAQKPLASYDEDTRLCCDLLQRLPQCDGRIGATGMCLGGHLAFRALLDARVACATCFFPTDIHSRTLGAPAPDDSLERVCKEAAPGQELLLIFGTWDTHVPPAGRDLLRSSLREHGVAASFLELHAAQHAFVRDEFSKGRFDGAVTSSCLGLMFEQFDRLLKHNLGPREADAGELEHVC, encoded by the coding sequence ATGCTCATCAGCGAAACGTTCGAAGACATCGCAACAAGCTACGGCACCACGCTACGCGTGTACGTCATCTCGCCCCGCGTGCCGGGCTACCCGCGCGCGGTGTTCCCGGGGGTGATCCTGTACAGCGAGATCTACCAGGTGACCGGGCCTGTGCGGCGCTTCGCGCAGCAGATTGCCGCCCGCGGCTACGTGGTGGTGCTGCCCAGCGTGTACCACAACTTCACGGGCCCCGAGCCGCTGGCGTACGACGCGGCGGGCACGCACCTGGGCAACGAGTACAAGGCCCAGAAGCCTCTTGCGTCGTACGACGAAGACACGCGGCTCTGCTGCGACCTACTGCAGCGCCTGCCGCAGTGCGACGGCCGCATCGGCGCCACGGGCATGTGCCTCGGCGGCCACCTGGCAttccgcgcgctgctggacgcCCGCGTGGCGTGCGCCACGTGCTTCTTCCCGACCGACATCCACAGCCGCACGCTGGGCGCCCCCGCCCCGGACGACTCGCTGGAGCGCGTGTGCAAGGAGGCCGCGCCCGGGCAGGAACTGCTGCTCATCTTCGGGACCTGGGACACCCACGTGCCGCCGGCGGGCCGCGACCTGCTGCGCAGCAGCCTGCGCGAACACGGCGTGGCCGCCTCCTTCCTGGAACTGCACGCGGCCCAGCACGCTTTCGTGCGCGACGAGTTCTCCAAGGGCCGCTTCGACGGGGCCGTCACCTCCAGCTGTCTGGGGCTGATGTTCGAGCAGTTCGACCGCCTGCTGAAGCACAACCTTGGTCCGCGCGAGGCAGACGCCGGCGAGCTGGAGCACGTCTGCTAA